The nucleotide sequence GTGATGATCTGCGCGTAGCGCGCCAGCGCGATCTCGATGGCAGGCAGCAGGTCGTTCGGCGTGAACGGCTTGACGACGTAGGCCAGCGCGCCGGCCTCGCCCGCGCGCTCGACGAGCTCCTTCTGGCTGAACGCCGTGAGGAGGACGACGGGCGCGATGTGGTTGCGGTTCAGCCGCTCGGCCGCGGAGATGCCGTCGAGCTGGGGCATCTTGACGTCCATGATGACGAGGTCGGGACGCAGCTCCGTGGCGAGCGCGACGGCGGTCTCGCCGTCACCCGCCTCGCCCACGACCTCGAATCCGTTGTCGCGGAGGGTCTCCACGATGTCGAGGCGGATGAGCGACTCGTCCTCGGCGACGACGACACGGCGGGGGGCTGCGGGGGTTGCTTCCTGGTCACTCACGGATAGGAGCCTACGGTATCGTCGGGCGGGCCGGTGCGCGCCGGGACGGCGGGTGCCCGCAGGATCCCGGGTCGACCGGGGTGCGCCGGATTGGCGGAATGGCAGACGCGGAGCACTCAAAATGCTCTGTCCGTGAGGGCGTGTGGGTTCGAGTCCCACATCCGGCACCGCATCCCGCAGGGGAGACGCGAGAGGGCGGGCGACCAGTCAGGTCGCCCGCCCTCCGGCGTCTCCGCGGGGGCCGGGGCCCCCGCGTCCGCGCGCTACTTCTCGTACGCGGGAGCGGCCTCGTTCACGGCGTCGCCGACGACGTGGACGCGCAGCTCGTTGGTCGAGCCCGCGATCCCGGGAGGGGATCCGGCGATGACGACGACCTTCTGGCCGACCTCCGCGAGGCCCTCCGCGAGGAGCACCTCGTCGACCTGGTGGAACATCTGGTCGGTGTGCGTGACCGGATCCACGAGGTAGGTCTGCACGCCCCACGACAGCGCCAGGCGACGGCGGATGCCCTCGTTCGGCGTGAAGGCGAGGATCGGGATGCCGTTGCGCAGGCGCGTCATGCGGCGCACGGAGTCGCCGGACTCGGTGAAGACGCAGAGCGCCTTCGCCTCGACGAACTCGGCGACCTCGGCGGCCGCGAGCGTGATGGCGCCGCCCTGGGTGAACGGGCGCGTGCCGAGCTTGGGGATGCGCTCCAGCCCGTGCTCCTCGGTCGACTCGATGATGCGGGCCATGGTCTTGACCGTGACGACGGGGAACTCCCCCACGCTCGTCTCGCCGCTCAGCATGAGCGCGTCGGCGCCGTCGAGCACCGCGTTGGCGCAGTCGGAGGCCTCGGCGCGCGTGGGCCGCGGGCTCGTGATCATGGACTCGAGCATCTGCGTGGCCACGATGACGGGCTTCGCCTTGCGGCGGGCGAGCTCGACCGCGCGCTTCTGCACGATGGGCACGGCCTCCAGCGGGAGCTCGACGCCCAGGTCGCCGCGGGCGACCATGATCGCGTCGAACGCGTCGACGATCTCCTCGAGCGCGTCGACGGCCTGCGGCTTCTCGACCTTGGCGACGACGGGGACGCGACGGCCCTCCTCGTCCATGATCTCGTGCACGCGGACGATGTCCGAGGCGTCGCGCACGAAGCTCAGCGCGATGAGGTCGGCGCCGAGGCGGAGGCCCCAGCGGAGGTCGGCCTCGTCCTTGCCGGAGAGCGCGGGGACGTTGACCGCGACGCCCGGGAGGTTGATGCCCTTGTTGTTGCTGACGGCGCCGCCCACCTCGACCGTGGTCGTGACGCGGGTGCCGTCGGTGGAGACCACACGGAGCGTGACCTTGCCGTCGTCGATGAGCAGCGGATCGCCCGGCTTCACGTCGCCGGGGAGGCCCTTGTACGTGGTGGAGCAGATGTCCTTCGTGCCCAGGATGTCCTCGACGGTGATGACGAAGGTGTCGCCGAACGCCAGGTCGTGGGGCCCGTCCGAGAACTTGCCGAGCCGGATCTTCGGGCCCTGCAGGTCGACGAGGACCGCGACCGCGCGGCCCGCGTCGTCGGCGGCCTTCCGGATGGTGGAGTAGATGCCCTCGTGGACGTCGTAGGTGCCGTGGCTCAGGTTCATGCGGGCCACGTCCACGCCGGCGTCGATGATGGCGCGGATGCTCTCATAGGAGCTGGTCGCGGGCCCGAGGGTCGCGACGATCTTCGCTCGTCTGGTCATGCTCTGTCTGTCTCGCGTTTCTGCGTCGCACACGGACGCGGTTCGGGTGAGTGGTCGCGGCCCGCGCACATGGCGCGGCGGCCGGGTCAGATGGAGAGAGCGCGGTCCGTGGGACGGACCGGGAACGGGAGCTCCGTGTCCCCCTCAAGGTACCGGTCGACGGCGGAGGCCGCTGAACGTCCCTCCGCGATGGCCCACACGATGAGCGACTGGCCGCGGCCCGCGTCGCCCGCGACGAAGACGCCGGCCTGGTCGGTCTGGTAGTCCTCGCCGCGCGCGACGTTGCCGCGCTCGTCGAAGGGGACCTCCAGCTGGCTCTCGAGGGCGGCCTTCTCGGGGCCGGTGAAGCCGAGCGCGAGGAGCACGAGGTCGGCGGGGATCTCGCGCTCGGTGCCCGACTTCGGCACGCGGCGCCCGTCGCGGAACTCGGTCTCGGCCACGCGGACGGCGCGGACGTGACCGTCGTCGTCCTTCAGGAACTCCACCGTGGTGGCGAGGTAGTGGCGCTCCCCGCCCTCCTCGTGCGCGCTCGACACCTCGAAGAGGGTCGGGTACGTCGGCCACGGCTGGTCGGGGCGACGCTCCGTCGGCGGCTGCTGGCCGATGGCGAGGTTGGTGACCGAGGCCGCCTTCTGCCGGTGCGCGGTGCCGATGCAGTCCGCACCTGTGTCGCCGCCGCCGAGGACTACGACGTGCTTGCCCTCCGCGTGGATCTGCTCGGGCACCTGGTCGCCGGCCGTCGCGTGGTTGGACTGGCGCAGGTAGTCCATGGCGAAGTGCACGCCGTCGACGTCGCGACCCGGGATGTCGAGGTCGCGGGGCACGAGAGCGCCCGTGCAGACCACGACCGCGTCGTAGCGGAGGCGCAGGTCGGACCAGGTGATGTCCTTCCCGATGTCGACGCCCGCGCGGAAGCGGGTGCCCTCGGCGGTCATCTGCGCGAGGCGCGCCTCGAGGTGGCGCTTCTCCATCTTGAAGTCGGGGATCCCGTAGCGGAGCAGTCCGCCGATGCGGTCGTCGCGCTCGAAGACCGCGACCGTGTGGCCGGCGCGCGTGAGCTGCTGGGCGGCGGCGAGGCCGGCGGGGCCGGATCCGACGACCGCGACGGTCTTGCCCGTGAGGCGCTCGGGCGGGTGCGGCTCGACCCAGCCCTTCTGGAAGGCGTCGTCGATGATCGACACCTCGACCTGCTTGATCGTCACCGGAGGCTGGTTGATGCCGAGGACGCACGAGCTCTCGCAGGGCGCGGGGCACAGCCGGCCCGTGAACTCGGGGAAGTTGTTCGTGGCGTGCAGGCGCTCGATGGCCTGGCGACCCTCGCCGCGCCACGTGAGGTCGTTCCACTCCGGGATGAGGTTGCCGAGCGGGCAGCCCTGGTGGCAGAACGGGATGCCGCAGTCCATGCACCGGCCGGCCTGGCGCACGAGCTCGCCGCGCTCCTGCTGCTCGTACACCTCCTTCCAGTCCATGAGCCGGACCGAGACGGGTCGGCGCTTGGGGAGCTCGCGCTCCGTCACCTTGAGGAAGCCCTTGGGGTCAGCCACCGGTCACCTCCAGGATGCGCTTCCAGGCGACGTCGCCGTCGGGGTCGAGGCCCTCGTCCACCGCGGTCTGGCGGGTGGCGAGGACGGCCGCGTAGTCCCGCGGCAGGATCTTGGTGAAGCGTTCCATGGAGGTCTCCGGCTCGGCGAGCAGGCGCTCGGCCACGGTGGATCCGGTCTCGGCGAGGTGCCGGCGGAGGAGGTCGAGCACGATCTCGACGTCGGCGCTCCCGAGCGGGTGCAGCTCGAGCTCGCCCGACGCGAGGGCGTCGGTGTTGATGCGGTCGCGGTCGAGGTCGATCACGTACGCGGTGCCGCCGGACATGCCGGCGCCGATGTTCCGACCGGTGCCGCCGAGGACGAGCGCGAGCCCGCCGGTCATGTACTCGAGCGCGTGGTCGCCCACCGCCTCGACGACCGCGGTGGCGCCGGAGTTGCGGACGAGGAACCGCTCCCCCACCATGCCGCGGATGAACATGGTGCCCTGCGTCGCGCCGTAGCCGATGACGTTGCCCGCGATGACGTTCTCCTCCGCGGGGAAGCCGGCCCTCGCGTCGGGCCGCACGACGATGTCGCCGCCCGAGAGGCCCTTGCCGAGGTAGTCGTTGCTGTCGCCGATGAGGCGCAGCGTGATCCCCGACGGCATGAACGCGCCGAACGACTGTCCGGCGGACCCGCGGAGGGTGACGTCGATGGACCCCGACGGCAGCCCGTCCTCTCCGTGCGCCTTCGTGACG is from Clavibacter sp. A6099 and encodes:
- the pyk gene encoding pyruvate kinase, whose protein sequence is MTRRAKIVATLGPATSSYESIRAIIDAGVDVARMNLSHGTYDVHEGIYSTIRKAADDAGRAVAVLVDLQGPKIRLGKFSDGPHDLAFGDTFVITVEDILGTKDICSTTYKGLPGDVKPGDPLLIDDGKVTLRVVSTDGTRVTTTVEVGGAVSNNKGINLPGVAVNVPALSGKDEADLRWGLRLGADLIALSFVRDASDIVRVHEIMDEEGRRVPVVAKVEKPQAVDALEEIVDAFDAIMVARGDLGVELPLEAVPIVQKRAVELARRKAKPVIVATQMLESMITSPRPTRAEASDCANAVLDGADALMLSGETSVGEFPVVTVKTMARIIESTEEHGLERIPKLGTRPFTQGGAITLAAAEVAEFVEAKALCVFTESGDSVRRMTRLRNGIPILAFTPNEGIRRRLALSWGVQTYLVDPVTHTDQMFHQVDEVLLAEGLAEVGQKVVVIAGSPPGIAGSTNELRVHVVGDAVNEAAPAYEK
- a CDS encoding ANTAR domain-containing response regulator produces the protein MSDQEATPAAPRRVVVAEDESLIRLDIVETLRDNGFEVVGEAGDGETAVALATELRPDLVIMDVKMPQLDGISAAERLNRNHIAPVVLLTAFSQKELVERAGEAGALAYVVKPFTPNDLLPAIEIALARYAQIITLEAEVSDLVERFETRKLVDRAKGLLNEKMGLTEPEAFRWIQKASMDRRLTMHDVAQAIIEQLSAKKA
- a CDS encoding glutamate synthase subunit beta, producing the protein MADPKGFLKVTERELPKRRPVSVRLMDWKEVYEQQERGELVRQAGRCMDCGIPFCHQGCPLGNLIPEWNDLTWRGEGRQAIERLHATNNFPEFTGRLCPAPCESSCVLGINQPPVTIKQVEVSIIDDAFQKGWVEPHPPERLTGKTVAVVGSGPAGLAAAQQLTRAGHTVAVFERDDRIGGLLRYGIPDFKMEKRHLEARLAQMTAEGTRFRAGVDIGKDITWSDLRLRYDAVVVCTGALVPRDLDIPGRDVDGVHFAMDYLRQSNHATAGDQVPEQIHAEGKHVVVLGGGDTGADCIGTAHRQKAASVTNLAIGQQPPTERRPDQPWPTYPTLFEVSSAHEEGGERHYLATTVEFLKDDDGHVRAVRVAETEFRDGRRVPKSGTEREIPADLVLLALGFTGPEKAALESQLEVPFDERGNVARGEDYQTDQAGVFVAGDAGRGQSLIVWAIAEGRSAASAVDRYLEGDTELPFPVRPTDRALSI